The archaeon genome includes the window CGGCAATCCCGGCAGGTTCTAACCCATTCGGAAATCCCAGGATCAATGGCTGCATGCTCCTCCCCTGGGCTTATCGCAGCTTGCCACGTCCTTCATAGCCACCCAAGCCAAGTCATCCACCATACGGCGTCGGTGCGTACGGATGAGTATAACATCCCGGCGGATGCTTGCGCGAACCCTATGCACGGCTTAATCGCGGGAGCACCGTGCGGGCGCTCCAGCTGGCCCTTCGCATCCAATCCGAGAACTGGACGCTGCATCTTTCGTGGGTCGTGCTCTACATAGATACTTTCCTCGTTGCAGTGCGTGGTCGTATCCCTCGATTGTTACACTAAGGAGGTGATCCGGCTGCAGGTTCCCCTACAGCCACCTTGTTACGACTTCTCCCCCCTTGCCGAACTTAGGTTCGATCGGCCCAATTAGAGCCGGCCTCGCCTAAACCCAACTCGGGTGAAGCGACGGGCGGTGTGTGCAAGGAGCAGGGACGTATTCACCGCGCGGTGATGACACGCGGTTACTAGGGATTCCATATTCATGAGGGCGTCCGCGATATTGCGATCGCGGCTAGCAATTACTGGCAAGGGTCTCGCTCGTTGCCTGACTTAACAGGACGCCTCACGGCACGAGCTGGCGACGGCCATGCACCTCCTCTCAGCTTGTCAAGTAAAGTCTTCAGCCTGACTCTCATACTGCTGTCGCTCCTGGTAAGTTTCCTGGCGTTGACTCCAATTGAACCGCAGGCTTCACCCCTTGTGGTGCTCCCCCGCCAATTCCTTTAAGTGAACTGTGGGTGCAAAGCGATTTCTCGCTCTACACCCAATTCAGCCTTGCGACCGTACTCCCCAGGCGGCGAGCTTAACGGCTTCCCTGCGACACTTCAATCGCGAACTGCGAGTGAATCATCTAGCTCGCATCGTTTACGGCTGGGACTACCCGGGTATCTAATCCGGTTCGCTCCCCCAGCTTTCACCCCTCACCGTCGAGCGCGTTCTGGCGGACCGCCTTCGCCACTGGTGGTCTTCCGCGGATCAAAGGATTTTACCCCTACACGCGGAGTACCGTCCGCCTCTCCCGCCTCCTAGTCCCGCAGTATCCTCTGCAGGCCAGCCGTTGAGCGACTGGATTTAACAGAAGACTTACGGAACCGGCTACGGGTGCTTTAGGCCCAATAATCGTCCCGACCACTCGAGGAGCTGGTATTACCGCGGCGGCTGACACCAGACTTGCCCTCCCCTTATTCCCCGGCCTATTTACAGCCGAGAAAAGCTCCCTTTAGCAGGAAGCACTCGGACTAGCCTCGTCACGCTTTCGCGCATTGCGAAGTTTTCGCGCCTGATGCGCCCCGTAGGGCCTGGACCCTTGTCTCAGTGTCCATCTCCGGGCTCCTTCTCTCAAAGCCCGTACCGGTTACAGGTTTGGTGGGCCATTACCCCGCCAACAGCCTGATCGGCCGCAGTCCCATCCTGGAGCGAAAGGCACGAAGCAAACTCGTGCCGCCTTTTGGACGACCTCTCCTTCCAGATGAGGTCATCTATCGCGGATTAGCCCCAGTTTCCCGGGTTTGTCCGCGTCTCCAGGGCAGGTTGACTACGTGTTACTGAGCCGTACGCTGCGTCCCCTGTAGCCAAGGAACGCACAACTAACATGGCTAAATCCCAATCCGATAGCAGTCGGGTCCGGCAGGATCAACCGGAGTCGATTATCGAGGAGTACGACCACGCATTTCTGCGAGGTGTAAAGCACAACCCACGTCAGATCTAACCAAAGTCAGATCTCCACTTGTGTCCGCGCACCTGGAGGTCGTGCGTTTCATGGCGTTCGGGCTATGCCCTTTGCTCGAGGCAGACGCCGCCAATTAATGCGCAAAACGGCCCACGGTCGGAGGTTCGTATATATGCGTTCCCCAGTGAGAGGGATTTGCCCGTTCGTTCGGAGAAAAAAGTCGGAGGCAGGGAGTCGCACCCTGCCCGCAGGGGCCTTACATCGTGGGCCGCATGGCTTCGTGGAGCTTCTGACCGAGCTCGGCGGAGACCTCGTTCATCTGATGGGTCTCCTTCGCGTGGACCTTCGTCTTGGAGACGACCTCGTCCGCGCTCGAACCGACCACGGCCCAGCTACACCCGCACACCTGCTTTAGGTCTGCTGAGAAACCGTTCATGGACTGAAGGGACTGCCTGAGATAATTAGTGATTTGCCCAGATTGCGCCCGGTTCTGTCCCCAATCTAATCGAATGGCCGCGAGTCTATTGACCTAGGGAGAAGTCCGGTCTTCAGGCTCCTCGGGGTCGGCCACAGGGGGGCGGGCCATCCTGACGGAACCAATGACGATCAGAAACACTCCGACGCCGACGAGGGAGGAGCCCCATAGCCCCGTCGAAGCGGTGCTGATCCAAGTTGGAGGCGAGTAGGCAGCGGGGCAGTCCTGAGGGTTGAAGCAACCCGGAATTGAGGATGAGGTGTTCGTGTCCGGATTCATTGTGAGCTCCCAGGCTCCCAGGGCGAGAAGAGCCACTCCTGCAATTATTAGGAGTCCCCTCATGCTGCTCACTGGGCGGACGAACCGCGTTCCGTATTACTGTTACCTATCCTGCAGGTTCAGAACCCGTAGACGCCGCGGTGGTGCCAGGGGATGAGGGCGGTGAGGACGCACTGCTCGGTCAGCTCGGCGCGGGTCATGCGGTCCTTGGTCAGGTGCTGGATGAGGCCTCCCTTGTCCCCGACCTCGGGGGTCCCGCTCAGGGCCACGGCCCACTCCTCGAGCTCCTTGCCTTCGGCGAGGAGCTTCTCCATCGAGCCCTTAGGGAGCATGTAGCCGGCGGAGTGGCCGAGGGAGGCCTTGCCCGCGGAGTCTACGATGGCGGCGAGCTGCGTGTCGAAGTAAGAGTCTCCGATCTTGAAGAGGCCCGCTTCTACTCCCACTCCGAAGTCGCCCCCGGCGGTGGACATTGCGTGCCTTGCCCTGGCTGTGGCGCCCAGGGCCATCTCTTCGAGGCCGTGGGGCTGGGCCCTGGCTATCGATGAGGCGTCGACAGGCCTGAGCTGGACGTCAGGGTAGTATCTTACGAAGGCCTTGGTGATGCCCTCGAGCTTGGATGGGTTCTCGGTCCCGGCGGAAACTATCACGAGACGCGGAGCTCTTCGAGGAGCTTCGAGATGTTGGTCAGAGGGGTCCCGTCGGGGTGGGCGATCTCCTGGGCTGCGGGCGGGTTGGTCTTGTAGGAGGGGGACCTCTTGGTGAGGCGCTCCTCGTATGTTGGGACGAACTCATTCTGATAGAAGATCCCCAGAGGGGTGTGGTCGCCGAACTCGAATGACTTCAGGACAGCCTGCTGGACCTTCTTCTCCATCTCGGCTGCGTCGGCGTTGTGGACTATCCCGTCGTATCCGGTCTCCTCGAGCTTGTAGGTCCGGGGCTTGATTTTGCCGGCTTCGTCCAGCTGTCCTTCGCCTGCCCAGTACTCCTTGGTCTGGATGTCGTTGTAGGTGGGGCAAGGCTGTAGGACGTCCAGGAACGCGAAGCCCTTGTGGCGGATGCCCTTCATTATCATGTCCTTGAGGTGGCGGACGTCGTAGGAGTAGCCTCTGGCGACCCAGGTGTATCCTGAGGCGATGGCGAGCATGATCGGATTGATCCCCTGGTTGATGTTCGGCAGGGGGAGGGACTTTGTCTTCATCCCGAGGCCCATCGTGGGGGATGCCTGGCCCTTGGTCAGGCCGTAGACTTCGTTGTCGTGGATGATGTAGAGCATGTCGAGGTTGCGCCGCCCGGAGTTGACGAAGTGGCCCGCGCCAATGCCCATGCCGTCGCCGTCGCCGCCTGCGACCACCACCTCGAGGTTGGGGTTGGCGAGCTTGATGCCGGAGGCGAAGGGGAGGGACCGTCCGTGGAGGGTGTGGACTCCGTAGGTCTTGATGAAGTGGGGGACCTTGGAGGAGCAGCCGACGCCGGAGACGACCACGGTGTTGGTAGGGTCGACGTTCATCTCTGCGAGGGCCATCTGTATCGCGTTGAGGATCCCAAAGTCGCCGCAGTTGCCGGAGGCCGTTACGCTCGTAACGAATGTGTGGGATGGGTCGTCCATCGTAAGGTCGTAGACGTGGCCGTCGAACTGGAATGTCTTGATGCTCGAAATCGGGAGGTATGCCTTTCCGTTCTTCAGGACGGTGGACCGCTTGTCGCGCATGGTCTCCCTCCTGTGGGGAACGCCGACTATCTCCGCCAGTTTGTTGTAGTCTCTCCAGTAGCTGACATACAATCGGTATGCCGTCCTGTGGATGCCTCTGGCGGGCTCAGTCTGAGTGATTGGGATGATTCCTTGTCTGAGGAGAAGCATCTTCATCTGTTCGGCGAGGACCACTGAGGTAGTCGTGTATCTGGCCTTGGACTTCTTGAAGTCGCCGTCCCCTCTCCAGAGTCCCCTAATCAGGGCCCTTTGCTTCAAGAGCGGGAGGAACATGAACTCGTGTGGGATCCTCTTGTCCTCGGCGTCCCCTCCGAAGGTCTCCTCGAAAATCTGCGCGAGGTAGGAGGAGTTGAAGACGAGGTCTACCCCTTGCCCGTCTCCAGACCTACGGCCCTTGAGGCTGAATAGCGTCTCCATGAGGCCGTTAGTGTCGTCGATGTACTCGGTCTCGTTCTTGTTGAAGCTGAGAATCAGGGACCGCTTGTGGCTGCTCCCCTCTGCGATGTAATATCCTGAGAGCCTCAGGAAGTCGTCGTCCAATGGCACCTTGGACGGGAGAGGGGCGCTCCGGGTGTCCTTCGCCTTCCTTTGGTATTCGATTTCAAAGTGGGCGAGGTCGGAGATTGTCCGCATCACAGGAAAGACGAGATAGTCGCCTACCATCAGGTCCGAAGCCTTGACTTTTTCCTCGGTGAACCTGGAATTGTGCCTGTGTCTGCCCCAAGTCCTCCTGACGGCCACGAAAGGATGTTCCGGAGTGGCGGTGATTTCCCCAAAGGCTTTCGCACGGACGCGGTACATCAGACCTTGGTGGCGGTGTCTGATCCTCGCAGCCACTCTATTGTACTCGCCGTAGGCATTTAGGACCTTGTCTCCAGGCTGAACCTCTTGAATCTGCTTGACAGAAGGATTGGAGACGACTAAGGTGTCGCCGGTCACGCAGCCTGGGCACCAGTCGTTGTGCGCCGTCGTCTTCAGGTCTGTGAGCTTAAGCGCCATGGGTCAACACCAATTTCTTAGGGGCCTTGCCTTCGTGAATCATCTTCAGGGAGTCGTAGATCTCCTCGGAGGACATGGGGCGCCCGTTGTACTTTACGACCAGCTGCTCAACGGGGATGCAAGTGCGCTCGCGGAGGATCCCGATCAGTTGGGCGGAGTAGTTCATCTCGATACCCACAATTTTCTTTGCCCTGGAGAGGACCTTCGTGACGTACTCTGTGGGGAAGGGATGGATCAGGCGGAGCTGGAGGAAGTTGACCGTGATGCCGTCCGTCTTGAGCCAGTCCATCGCGTCGAGGATGGCCCCCTTCGTGGAGCCCCAGCTGACGACCGTGACTTCGGCCTGTTCGGGCCCGAAGAAGTTGACGCGCTCCTCCATGGGGATCTCCTTGTCGGCGACCTCGAGCTTGCCCATGCGCTT containing:
- the yjjX gene encoding inosine/xanthosine triphosphatase, whose translation is MIVSAGTENPSKLEGITKAFVRYYPDVQLRPVDASSIARAQPHGLEEMALGATARARHAMSTAGGDFGVGVEAGLFKIGDSYFDTQLAAIVDSAGKASLGHSAGYMLPKGSMEKLLAEGKELEEWAVALSGTPEVGDKGGLIQHLTKDRMTRAELTEQCVLTALIPWHHRGVYGF
- a CDS encoding DUF1059 domain-containing protein; translated protein: MNGFSADLKQVCGCSWAVVGSSADEVVSKTKVHAKETHQMNEVSAELGQKLHEAMRPTM